In Quercus lobata isolate SW786 chromosome 12, ValleyOak3.0 Primary Assembly, whole genome shotgun sequence, a genomic segment contains:
- the LOC115972125 gene encoding protein NIM1-INTERACTING 1-like: MEGATSSKKRKICHDDEVEEEDEEQKIDKFFALIKSIREAREHLINSSNNIALNSQRKKSKFAEEEKKQIAVWKPSFQHEDFLEEGVAAEFKKPPVTVTLVGSSRREGGADDRKGNDKESLDLRLSL; encoded by the coding sequence ATGGAGGGTGCAACTTCAAGCAAGAAGAGAAAGATTTGCCATGATGATGAAGTAGAAGAAGAGGATGAAGAGCAAAAAATTGACAAGTTCTTTGCTCTTATCAAAAGTATTCGCGAGGCACGTGAGCATTTGATAAATAGCTCGAATAATATTGCATTGAACAGCCAGAGAAAGAAGAGTAAATTTGctgaggaagagaagaagcAAATTGCAGTTTGGAAGCCCTCGTTCCAACATGAAGATTTCCTGGAAGAGGGTGTAGCAGCTGAGTTCAAGAAACCTCCTGTGACCGTGACCTTAGTGGGTTCTTCTAGAAGAGAAGGAGGAGCTGATGATCGGAAAGGAAATGACAAAGAAAGCTTAGACCTAAGGCTTTCACTGTAG
- the LOC115972231 gene encoding polygalacturonase At1g48100-like yields MKHSLVTLLVFCISLVCFFLSTQARWHNHTKYKHIRHPHKLSNISQPPSPAPAPSDPSNDGNSHDSTGLFNVRNFGAVGDGVADDTEAFKMAWDTACQSDSAVILVPNGFSFMIQSTIFTGPCQGGLVFQIDGTLMPPDGPDSWPKNNSRRQWLVFYKINEMSLQGSGLIDGRGEKWWNLPCKPHKGINGTTVPGPCDSPIAMRFFMSSNLSVKGLKIKNGPKFHFRFDNCRNVHVESIYITAPASSPNTDGIHIENTNDVRIYNSVISNGDDCVSIGSGCYDVDIRNITCGPGHGISIGSLGNYNSHACVSNVTVRDSVIKVSDNGVRIKTWQGGSGAVSGVTFSNIHMDNVRNPIIVDQFYCLTKACTNQTSAVFVSDILYKNIKGTYDVRNRPMRFACSDSVPCTNLTLSDVELLPAQGDIVLDPLCWNAYGDLQTLTIPPVSCLLEGNPQPILTKDIESC; encoded by the exons ATGAAGCATTCTCTTGTGACATTACTTGTATTCTGCATTTCTTTGGTTTGCTTCTTTCTTTCCACCCAAGCTAGATGGCATAACCATACAAAATACAAGCATATTCGTCACCCTCACAAACTATCCAATATTTCACAACCTCCATCTCCTGCACCTGCGCCTTCTGACCCATCCAATGATGGGAATTCCCATGATTCTACTGGTTTATTTAATGTACGAAACTTTGGTGCTGTCGGGGATGGTGTAGCAGATGACACAGAGGCATTTAAGATGGCGTGGGACACAGCATGTCAGAGTGATTCGGCAGTAATTCTTGTTCCCAATGGTTTCTCCTTCATGATTCAGTCAACAATTTTCACAGGCCCTTGTCAAGGTGGCCTAGTCTTTCAG ATTGATGGAACTCTTATGCCCCCGGATGGACCTGATTCCTGGCCAAAGAATAACAGTAGGAGACAGTGGCTGGTCTTTtacaaaatcaatgaaatgTCACTTCAAGGAAGTGGCCTAATAGATGGGAGAGGAGAAAAATGGTGGAATCTTCCTTGCAAACCCCACAAG GGGATTAATGGAACAACAGTGCCTGGACCATGTGATAGCCCCATT GCCATGAGGTTCTTCATGAGCTCCAACTTGAGTGTGAAAGGGCTCAAAATAAAGAATGGCCCCAAGTTCCACTTCAGATTTGATAATTGCAGAAATGTCCATGTCGAATCAATTTACATAACAGCACCTGCCTCAAGTCCCAACACTGATGGGATTCACATAGAGAATACAAATGATGTCAGAATATATAATTCAGTCATTTCTAATG GAGACGATTGTGTGTCGATTGGATCAGGTTGTTATGATGTAGACATAAGGAACATCACATGTGGACCTGGTCATGGAATCAG CATTGGGAGTCTAGGCAATTACAACTCGCATGCCTGTGTTTCCAATGTTACTGTTAGAGACTCAGTAATTAAAGTTTCAGACAATGGAGTTAGAATCAAGACATGGCAAGGTGGATCAGGAGCTGTATCCGGAGTAACATTCAGTAATATTCACATGGATAATGTCCGGAATCCGATTATAGTTGATCAATTCTACTGCCTCACCAAGGCGTGCACCAACCAAACCTCAGCAGTTTTTGTGTCAGACATattatacaaaaacataaagggAACCTATGATGTTCGAAACCGGCCAATGCGTTTTGCCTGCAGTGATTCTGTCCCATGCACCAACTTAACACTCTCAGATGTTGAGCTTCTTCCTGCTCAAGGAGATATAGTATTAGACCCACTCTGTTGGAATGCTTATGGAGATCTGCAAACACTAACAATTCCACCAGTCTCCTGCTTGTTGGAGGGCAATCCCCAACCCATCTTAACCAAGGACATAGAGAGTTGCTGA
- the LOC115971629 gene encoding glycogen synthase kinase-3 homolog MsK-3-like, whose protein sequence is MASGLIDSSRNAVGVDRVRDGMNGMKIRDDKEIETTFVDGNGTEAGHIIVTTISGKNGEPKQTISYMAERVVGNGSFGVVFQAKCLETGETVAIKKVLQDKRYKNRELQMMHLLDHPNVVCLKHCFFSTTEKNELYLNLVLEYVPETVYRVIRHYKKMHQRMPLIYVKIYFYQICRALAYIHNTVGVCHRDVKPQNLLVNPHTHQVKLCDFGSAKVLVSGETNISYICSRYYRAPELIFGATQYTSAIDMWSAGCVLAELLLGEPLFSGESAVDQLVEIIKVLGTPTREEIKCMNPNYTEFKFPHIKAYPLHKIFHKRVPPEAVDLVSRLLQYSPNLRTTALEAMVHPFFDELRDPNTCLPNGRPLPPLFNFKAHELKEVSPEMVVKLIPKHARKECTYFGLS, encoded by the exons ATGGCTTCTGGATTAATAGATTCAAGTAGAAATGCAGTTGGTGTTGATCGAGTGCGTGATGGAATGAATGGCATGAAAATTAGGGATGACAAG gaaatagaaacaacttttgtTGATGGAAATGGGACAGAAGCAGGCCATATAATTGTCACAACTATCAGTGGCAAAAATGGCGAACCAAAACAG ACGATAAGCTACATGGCTGAGCGTGTGGTAGGGAATGGATCTTTTGGAGTAGTATTCCAG GCTAAGTGTTTGGAAACTGGTGAAACTGTTGCTATAAAAAAGGTTCTTCAAGACAAGCGGTACAAGAACCGGGAGTTACAAATGATGCATCTTCTGGACCACCCCAATGTTGTGTGCTTGAAGCACTGCTTCTTTTCAACAACTGAAAAGAATGAGCTCTATCTTAACCTTGTGCTTGAGTATGTACCTGAGACAGTCTATCGGGTGATCAGACACTACAAGAAGATGCATCAAAGGATGCCTTTGATATACGTGAAAATTTACTTTTACCAG ATATGTAGAGCACTCGCATACATTCATAATACTGTTGGAGTGTGTCACAGGGATGTAAAGCCTCAAAATTTACTG gTCAATCCGCATACCCACCAAGTTAAACTCTGTGACTTTGGAAGTGCTAAAGTCTTG GTATCAGGGGAAACAAATATATCTTACATCTGTTCTAGGTACTACCGAGCACCTGAACTTATTTTTGGTGCAACTCAGTACACCTCAGCCATTGACATGTGGTCTGCTGGCTGTGTTCTTGCTGAACTATTGCTTGGAGAG CCTCTCTTTTCTGGTGAAAGTGCAGTAGACCAGCTTGTTGAAATCATTAAG GTTTTAGGTACCCCAACTAGGGAGGAAATTAAGTGCATGAATCCTAACTACACAGAATTTAAGTTTCCCCACATTAAAGCTTATCCATTGCACAAG ATATTCCACAAGCGTGTGCCCCCTGAAGCTGTGGATCTTGTCTCAAGACTACTTCAGTACTCTCCAAATCTTCGTACTACAGCT CTGGAGGCTATGGTTCATCCCTTCTTCGATGAGCTTCGTGACCCTAACACCTGCCTACCGAATGGACGTCCACTTCCCCCACTGTTCAACTTTAAGGCCCATg AACTAAAGGAAGTGTCACCAGAGATGGTGGTCAAGCTGATCCCAAAGCATGCAAGAAAGGAGTGCACCTACTTTGGATTGTCATGA